A window of the Gossypium hirsutum isolate 1008001.06 chromosome A05, Gossypium_hirsutum_v2.1, whole genome shotgun sequence genome harbors these coding sequences:
- the LOC107907271 gene encoding ribosome biogenesis regulatory protein homolog, which translates to MEMETEFTQKPFQVDMGNLLAFNPFHNFPSLPTSRDELVKECIQEGTKLVQAIADSVFNLPSTEDADGPLVKLPTPTTKLPREKHLPKPKPPTKWEEFAKKKGITKRKKDKVLWDEQTGTWKRRFGYDRVNDDKDIPIIEAKMTDEPGVDPFAKRQDDKKKRVEKQEKNRLQNLKQAAKIGALPSHVQLAATALPITGTQAPPKKVTKDELGNVAGMAATSTASGGKFDRKLPGEKPAKKQGKHRKFLPVVEGSGIGSREKEQTENVLNKLISKHSHEILNVDKAVTMYNVKKEKKARNKRNREGKLSSARNKLKPKKQLHKKNGKKGPGSSKKGKAK; encoded by the exons ATGGAGATGGAGACGGAGTTTACCCAGAAACCTTTTCAAGTAGACATGGGAAATCTTTTGGCTTTTAACCCTTTTCATAACTTTCCTTCTCTCCCCACTTCCAG GGATGAGCTAGTTAAGGAATGTATACAGGAGGGCACCAAGTTAGTTCAAGCAATTGCAGATAGTGTTTTTAACTTACCTTCAACTGAAGATGCGGATGGACCGCTTGTTAAGCTGCCTACCCCAACAACAAAACTTCCTAGGGAGAAGCAT CTTCCGAAGCCTAAACCTCCCACAAAATGGGAAGAGTTTGCCAAAAAGAAAG GTATAACGAAACGTAAAAAGGACAAAGTTTTATGGGATGAACAGACTGGTACATGGAAACGCCGTTTTGGTTATGATCGTGTCAATGATGATAAAGATATACCCATCATCGAGGCCAAGATGACTGATG AGCCAGGAGTGGATCCTTTTGCTAAAAGGCAAGATGACAAGAAGAAACGAGTTGAGAAACAAGAGAAGAATCGCCTCCAAAACTTGAAACAAGCTGCAAAAATTGGTGCCTTGCCAAG CCATGTTCAACTTGCTGCTACAGCCCTGCCCATAACGGGAACCCAAGCTCCACCGAAGAAAGTTACTAAAGATGAATTAGGAAATGTAGCTGGGATGGCCGCGACTTCTACAGCCAGTGGTGGGAAATTTGATAGGAAGTTGCCAGGAGAAAAGCCTGCTAAAAAGCAAGGAAAGCATCGCAAG TTCTTACCCGTTGTTGAAGGATCAGGGATAGGCTCACGAGAGAAGGAACAAACTGAGAATGTTCTAAATAAGCTAATATCTAAGCATTCCCATGAGATACTCAATGTTGACAAG GCAGTTACAATGTATAATgtgaagaaagagaagaaagctAGGAATAAAAGAAATCGAGAAGGGAAGTTGTCATCGGCCAGAAACAAGTTGAAACCGAAAAAGCAACTACATAAGAAGAATGGAAAGAAAGGACCAGGATCTTCAAAGAAAGGGAAGGCAAAATGA